The proteins below come from a single Stutzerimonas stutzeri RCH2 genomic window:
- a CDS encoding efflux RND transporter periplasmic adaptor subunit, whose translation MSRNTFANLSLAALTALLGGAAGYWLASQNEHGAEHLEPAVASQAQVLYWYDPMVPQHRFDKPGKSPFMDMDLVPRYAGEDGDAAAINIDAGITQNLGVRLASVTRGQLASQIEAVGVLEYNARDVAVVQVRAGGFVERVYHHAPGDLLDKGTPLADLLIPEWSAAQEEYLALRRIGEPALLEAARQRLRLAGMPAATISQLERTGKVSASITISTPIAGVLQELDVREGMSLAAGAPLARINGLDSVWLEVAVPEAQSTGIRVGQRATARLPAMPGERIEGTITAVLPEANAASRTLRVRVQLPNPQGLLRPGLTAQATLKGADDTSVLLIPSEAVIRTGRRSLVMLAEAGGRYRPVEVETGRDSGNQTAIVAGLEEGQQVVASGQFLLDSEASLRGIVASPATGDTGHAHDHAQIAPALHESEGRVLALSENRLKIAHGPFHTLGMPGMTMSFAVADSELLRGVQAQDRIRFAVRETDQGLLIERVQLMEKQP comes from the coding sequence ATGAGCCGGAATACGTTCGCAAACCTCAGCTTGGCCGCCCTGACAGCGCTGCTCGGTGGCGCTGCCGGCTACTGGCTTGCCAGTCAGAATGAGCACGGCGCAGAGCATCTGGAGCCAGCCGTCGCAAGCCAGGCCCAGGTGTTGTACTGGTACGATCCGATGGTGCCGCAGCATCGCTTCGATAAACCGGGCAAATCGCCATTCATGGATATGGATCTGGTGCCACGTTACGCCGGCGAGGATGGCGACGCGGCAGCCATCAACATCGATGCAGGCATCACGCAGAACCTTGGCGTGCGCCTGGCATCAGTGACGCGCGGGCAATTGGCCAGCCAGATCGAAGCGGTTGGCGTACTCGAATACAACGCGCGCGACGTGGCAGTGGTTCAGGTCCGGGCGGGTGGCTTCGTCGAGCGCGTCTACCATCATGCGCCGGGTGATCTGCTCGACAAGGGCACCCCGCTGGCCGATCTGCTGATTCCCGAGTGGTCGGCCGCCCAGGAGGAATATCTGGCGCTGCGCCGTATTGGCGAACCGGCACTGCTGGAGGCCGCCCGCCAGCGGCTGCGCCTGGCCGGAATGCCAGCCGCGACCATCAGCCAGCTTGAACGCACTGGAAAGGTCAGTGCTTCGATCACCATCTCCACACCCATTGCCGGCGTGCTGCAGGAGCTGGACGTGCGTGAGGGCATGAGCCTTGCGGCCGGCGCGCCGCTGGCGCGGATCAATGGTCTGGACAGCGTCTGGCTGGAAGTCGCCGTGCCGGAGGCGCAGAGCACAGGGATACGCGTAGGGCAACGAGCTACAGCGCGCCTGCCGGCCATGCCTGGAGAGCGCATCGAAGGCACCATCACTGCCGTGCTGCCGGAGGCCAATGCCGCCAGCCGTACCCTGCGCGTGCGCGTGCAGCTGCCCAATCCGCAAGGCCTGCTGAGGCCCGGGCTGACGGCGCAGGCAACCTTGAAGGGCGCAGACGACACTTCGGTTCTGCTGATTCCCAGCGAGGCCGTGATCCGAACCGGCCGGCGCAGCCTGGTAATGCTCGCCGAGGCGGGCGGGCGTTACCGGCCGGTAGAGGTCGAAACGGGCCGCGACAGCGGAAATCAGACCGCCATCGTCGCAGGCCTCGAAGAGGGGCAACAGGTAGTGGCCTCCGGGCAGTTCCTGCTGGATTCGGAAGCCAGCCTGCGTGGAATCGTGGCGTCACCGGCTACCGGCGATACGGGGCATGCGCACGATCATGCGCAGATAGCACCGGCGCTGCATGAATCCGAAGGCCGCGTTCTTGCGCTGAGCGAAAACCGGCTGAAGATCGCCCACGGGCCATTCCATACGCTGGGGATGCCGGGCATGACGATGAGCTTCGCGGTGGCCGACTCGGAGTTGCTGCGCGGTGTTCAGGCGCAGGACCGGATTCGTTTTGCCGTGCGGGAAACCGATCAGGGCTTGTTGATCGAGCGCGTTCAGCTCATGGAGAAGCAGCCATGA
- a CDS encoding PLDc N-terminal domain-containing protein, whose translation MTYLAIAAAVALIALNLLAIISVFKSDRTVGAKALWAIGIAVFPVLGLLFWLLVGLRRAR comes from the coding sequence ATGACGTATCTGGCCATCGCTGCCGCGGTAGCCCTGATAGCCCTGAATCTGCTCGCGATCATCAGCGTATTCAAAAGTGACCGAACCGTAGGCGCAAAAGCGCTCTGGGCGATCGGCATCGCTGTCTTTCCGGTCCTGGGACTGCTGTTCTGGCTGCTGGTCGGCTTGCGCCGCGCCCGCTGA
- a CDS encoding TolC family protein: MNFQLIGKYRPVAALACICAFAWPVAATGLTFDDALNLAQLQAPSLRAEASRLSAARSEAVAAGELPDPKLLLGVQNLPIEGAERWSLTDDGMTMRMVGLMQEVPNRDKRKARTDVAHAAIGRADAAREVEMLRVHLAAAQAWIATHSVERKIQLFDELFEENRLLGEAIRARIAGGRGQLTDSVTARQQAALLAERQDELHQQYRQARAALVRWVGEDGNQPLRGEPPRWTIEHDQLNRRVVSHPQLSAYAPMTEEARARIREATAEKQIDWSWEVSYLKRGREYGDMVNLQFSFDLPVFQRSRQNPRIAARYAELDQLEAEREAMVREFAEQLDVELAELDRLQRAQQRNEEVLLPLAREKTELAMAGYRAGSNDLEAVLGARNELIETRLKQIDLQGLVAIAASRLHLAYGEAK; this comes from the coding sequence ATGAACTTCCAACTCATAGGGAAGTATCGGCCCGTCGCTGCCTTGGCGTGCATTTGCGCATTCGCCTGGCCAGTCGCCGCTACGGGCCTGACCTTCGACGACGCCCTCAACCTTGCACAGCTGCAAGCACCATCTTTGCGTGCCGAGGCATCCAGGTTGAGCGCAGCGCGCAGCGAAGCCGTTGCGGCAGGTGAGCTACCGGACCCGAAGCTGCTGCTCGGCGTGCAGAACCTGCCCATCGAGGGTGCTGAGCGCTGGAGCCTCACCGACGATGGCATGACCATGCGCATGGTTGGCCTGATGCAAGAAGTACCGAATCGCGACAAGCGCAAGGCGCGTACCGATGTAGCCCACGCCGCTATCGGACGCGCCGATGCGGCGCGCGAAGTCGAAATGCTCAGGGTGCATCTGGCGGCGGCCCAGGCGTGGATCGCTACCCACTCCGTGGAGCGCAAGATTCAGCTCTTCGACGAGCTGTTCGAGGAAAACCGCCTGCTCGGCGAAGCGATTCGGGCACGTATCGCCGGCGGGAGAGGGCAACTGACCGACAGTGTCACCGCAAGGCAGCAAGCAGCGCTTCTGGCGGAGCGCCAGGACGAACTGCACCAGCAATATCGTCAGGCCCGCGCGGCGCTGGTGCGCTGGGTTGGCGAGGATGGTAACCAGCCGCTGCGCGGTGAGCCGCCACGGTGGACGATCGAGCACGATCAATTGAACCGCCGCGTCGTCAGCCATCCTCAGCTGAGCGCCTATGCACCGATGACCGAAGAGGCCCGCGCACGCATTCGCGAGGCGACCGCCGAGAAGCAGATCGACTGGAGCTGGGAGGTCAGCTACCTCAAGCGCGGTCGCGAGTACGGCGATATGGTCAATCTTCAATTCAGCTTCGATCTGCCAGTGTTCCAGCGGTCGCGGCAGAACCCGCGGATCGCGGCGCGCTATGCGGAGCTCGACCAGCTGGAGGCCGAGCGAGAAGCCATGGTGCGTGAATTCGCCGAGCAGCTCGACGTGGAGCTGGCTGAACTGGATCGCCTGCAGCGCGCCCAGCAGCGAAACGAAGAAGTGCTGCTGCCTCTTGCGCGAGAAAAGACCGAACTGGCCATGGCTGGCTACCGGGCCGGCAGCAATGACCTGGAGGCGGTACTCGGCGCACGCAATGAGCTGATTGAAACCCGCCTGAAACAGATCGACCTGCAGGGATTGGTGGCCATCGCCGCATCTCGGCTGCACCTCGCCTACGGAGAAGCCAAATGA
- the uvrY gene encoding UvrY/SirA/GacA family response regulator transcription factor — MIRVLVVDDHDLVRTGISRMLADISGLQVIGQADSGEDAIRKARELKPDVVLMDVKMPGIGGLEATRKLLRSYPDLKVIAVTICEEDPFPTRLLQAGAAGYLTKGAGLEEMVQAIRMVFGGQRYISPQIAQQLALKSFQPQLSESPFDLLSEREIQIALMIANCQKVQSISDKLCLSPKTVNTYRYRIFEKLSITSDVELALLAVRHGMVDTVN, encoded by the coding sequence TTGATTAGGGTGCTGGTGGTCGATGACCACGATCTGGTTCGCACGGGCATCAGTCGTATGCTGGCGGACATCTCCGGACTACAGGTAATAGGTCAGGCTGACTCCGGCGAGGACGCGATCCGCAAGGCTCGGGAGCTCAAGCCTGACGTCGTGCTGATGGACGTCAAGATGCCGGGTATCGGCGGCCTGGAGGCGACCCGCAAGCTGTTGCGCAGCTATCCGGATCTCAAGGTCATTGCCGTGACGATCTGTGAAGAAGACCCGTTTCCGACGCGTCTCCTGCAGGCCGGTGCGGCGGGATACCTGACCAAGGGTGCAGGCCTTGAAGAGATGGTCCAGGCCATTCGCATGGTGTTTGGCGGTCAGCGTTACATCAGTCCGCAGATCGCCCAGCAGCTGGCGCTCAAATCGTTCCAGCCGCAGCTCAGCGAGTCGCCGTTCGATCTGCTTTCCGAGCGGGAAATCCAGATCGCGTTGATGATCGCCAACTGCCAGAAAGTGCAGAGCATCTCCGACAAGCTCTGCCTCTCGCCGAAAACGGTCAATACCTACCGTTATCGCATCTTCGAAAAGCTGTCGATTACCAGTGATGTCGAGCTTGCCCTGCTGGCGGTTCGTCACGGGATGGTCGACACCGTCAACTGA
- a CDS encoding thioredoxin family protein, with translation MKLTIYGSGCAKCQQLTANAEAAARRLGLDFEVEKVTDVNAIIDAGVMRTPALAIDEEIVVEGKVPSSDELQQLLG, from the coding sequence ATGAAACTGACTATCTATGGATCCGGCTGCGCCAAGTGCCAGCAACTCACTGCCAACGCAGAAGCAGCAGCGCGGCGTCTTGGGCTCGATTTCGAGGTCGAAAAGGTCACCGATGTAAACGCCATCATCGACGCGGGCGTCATGCGCACCCCGGCACTGGCAATAGACGAAGAAATCGTTGTGGAAGGCAAGGTGCCTAGCAGCGATGAACTCCAGCAACTGCTTGGCTGA
- a CDS encoding cation transporter encodes MSCADQDCGCGSAAASNPAGELESGAARWISVYRVPKMDCPAEERMIRMALASCEGIRHLAFDLPNRTLTVAHDCSVDPLSERLEALGLGAGLTRTHAAEGAPDVLAGDTQEQEAATLKILLAINAIMFIFELVAGLVAQSTGLIGDSLDMFADAAVYGVALYAVGRAARFQLRAAQLAGWLQGLLALGLLVEVGRRFFFGSEPQSLTIMVVACVALIANVACLLLITKHRDGGVHMQASYIFSANDVLINVGVIVAGALVAWSGSNYPDLFIGGLIGLIVLLGARRILALRA; translated from the coding sequence ATGAGTTGCGCTGATCAGGATTGCGGCTGCGGGTCGGCCGCTGCGAGCAACCCAGCAGGCGAGCTGGAATCCGGTGCTGCACGCTGGATCAGCGTGTATCGCGTGCCGAAAATGGATTGCCCCGCTGAAGAGCGGATGATTCGCATGGCGCTCGCCAGCTGCGAGGGCATCCGTCATCTGGCTTTCGATCTACCCAACAGGACGTTGACCGTAGCCCATGATTGCAGTGTCGATCCGCTCAGTGAACGACTGGAGGCCCTGGGCCTGGGTGCCGGGCTGACACGGACCCATGCAGCCGAAGGCGCGCCTGACGTACTTGCCGGCGACACCCAGGAGCAGGAAGCAGCCACGCTGAAAATCCTTCTGGCGATCAACGCCATCATGTTCATCTTCGAACTGGTGGCCGGGCTGGTCGCTCAGTCGACCGGGTTGATCGGCGATTCGCTGGACATGTTTGCCGACGCCGCCGTTTACGGGGTCGCGCTCTATGCAGTCGGCCGGGCTGCACGCTTCCAGTTGCGTGCGGCACAGCTGGCCGGCTGGCTGCAGGGGCTGTTGGCGCTTGGCCTGCTGGTCGAGGTCGGCCGGCGCTTTTTCTTCGGCAGCGAGCCGCAGTCGCTGACGATCATGGTTGTGGCGTGCGTAGCGCTGATCGCCAATGTCGCCTGTCTCCTGCTCATTACCAAGCACCGCGACGGTGGTGTTCACATGCAGGCCAGCTATATCTTTTCCGCCAATGACGTACTCATCAATGTCGGCGTGATCGTAGCTGGCGCCCTGGTCGCATGGAGCGGGTCGAACTACCCGGACCTGTTCATTGGTGGTTTGATCGGCTTGATTGTCCTACTCGGTGCGAGACGTATTCTGGCGCTGCGCGCGTAG
- the uvrC gene encoding excinuclease ABC subunit UvrC, with product MTETFDSSAFLAACSGRPGVYRMFDAQAKLLYVGKAKNLKKRLASYFRKTGQAPKTAALVAKIAQVETTITANETEALLLEQTLIKQWRPPYNILLRDDKSYPYVFLSAGEFPRLSIHRGAKKEPGRYFGPYPSAGAIRESLSLLQKAFFVRQCEDSYYRNRTRPCLQYQIKRCKAPCVNLVEPAEYAEDVRHSVMFLEGRSNALAEELSRNMEKAAMSLDFERAAEIRDQIGILRRVQDQQSMEGGTGDVDIVAAVVSPGGACVHLITVRGGRVLGSKNFFPQVAIEESVSEVLQAFLEQYYLGAAERDLPAELIVNAVHEDFATLIDAISELRGVELTITHRVRGTRARWQQLALTNAEQAMGARLANRQHLSARFEALAEALELDEPPQRLECFDISHSSGEATVASCVVFGPEGPLKSDYRRYNIEGVTAGDDYAAMHQALSRRFRKAAEGEGKLPDILLVDGGKGQLNMAREVLEELAVPELILLGVAKGVTRKPGLETLYLNDAAHEFTLPADSPALHLIQQVRDEAHRFAITGHRARRGKARRTSTLEEVPGIGPKRRRELLTHFGGLQELCRASLDEIAKAPGISKKLAESIYAALHSE from the coding sequence ATGACAGAAACCTTCGACTCATCGGCGTTCCTGGCGGCTTGCAGCGGCCGTCCGGGCGTTTATCGCATGTTCGATGCGCAGGCCAAGCTGCTGTATGTCGGCAAGGCCAAGAACCTCAAGAAGCGCCTGGCCAGCTACTTCCGCAAGACGGGGCAGGCGCCAAAGACCGCAGCCTTGGTGGCGAAGATCGCACAGGTCGAGACCACCATCACCGCCAACGAAACCGAGGCGCTGCTGCTCGAGCAGACGCTGATCAAGCAATGGCGGCCGCCTTATAACATCCTGCTGCGTGACGATAAGTCCTATCCCTACGTATTCCTCTCAGCCGGCGAATTCCCGCGACTGAGCATTCACCGTGGCGCGAAGAAAGAGCCAGGGCGTTACTTCGGACCTTATCCCAGCGCGGGAGCGATCCGCGAAAGCCTGAGCCTGCTGCAAAAAGCCTTTTTCGTGCGCCAATGCGAAGACAGTTACTACCGAAACCGCACACGGCCTTGCCTGCAGTACCAGATCAAGCGCTGCAAGGCGCCGTGTGTGAACCTGGTCGAGCCAGCGGAATACGCCGAAGACGTACGCCATTCGGTGATGTTTCTCGAAGGGCGCAGCAATGCGCTGGCCGAAGAACTGTCGCGCAACATGGAAAAGGCGGCGATGAGTCTGGACTTCGAGCGTGCCGCGGAAATTCGCGATCAGATCGGCATTCTGCGCCGGGTGCAGGATCAGCAAAGCATGGAAGGCGGCACTGGCGACGTAGATATCGTCGCCGCCGTGGTGAGCCCGGGCGGCGCCTGTGTGCATCTGATCACCGTGCGCGGCGGTCGCGTGCTGGGCAGCAAGAACTTCTTCCCGCAGGTAGCCATCGAGGAAAGCGTCAGCGAAGTGCTACAGGCGTTCCTGGAGCAGTACTACCTGGGCGCTGCCGAACGCGATCTGCCGGCAGAATTGATCGTCAATGCGGTACACGAAGACTTTGCGACGCTCATCGACGCTATTTCCGAGCTGCGCGGCGTAGAGCTGACCATCACCCACCGCGTCCGTGGCACGCGAGCCCGCTGGCAGCAGCTGGCGTTGACCAATGCCGAGCAGGCGATGGGCGCGCGCCTGGCCAACCGTCAGCACCTGTCGGCTCGCTTCGAAGCATTGGCCGAGGCGCTGGAACTCGACGAGCCGCCACAACGTCTGGAGTGCTTCGATATCAGCCATTCCAGCGGTGAGGCGACGGTGGCCTCCTGCGTGGTGTTCGGTCCGGAAGGTCCACTCAAGTCCGACTACCGCCGCTACAACATCGAAGGCGTTACCGCGGGCGATGACTATGCAGCGATGCATCAGGCGCTGTCCCGGCGTTTTCGCAAGGCGGCGGAAGGCGAGGGCAAGTTGCCGGATATCCTGCTGGTCGACGGTGGCAAGGGCCAGCTCAATATGGCGCGCGAGGTGCTCGAAGAGTTGGCAGTGCCGGAGTTGATCCTGCTCGGCGTGGCCAAGGGCGTGACCCGCAAGCCCGGCCTGGAAACGCTCTACCTCAACGACGCGGCTCACGAATTCACCCTCCCGGCCGACTCACCGGCACTGCACCTGATCCAGCAGGTGCGCGACGAGGCCCACCGTTTCGCCATAACCGGTCACCGTGCCAGACGTGGGAAAGCGCGGCGGACGTCGACCCTGGAGGAGGTTCCCGGCATCGGCCCGAAGCGCCGTCGCGAACTGCTTACGCATTTTGGCGGTCTTCAGGAACTGTGTAGAGCGAGCCTCGACGAGATCGCCAAAGCGCCCGGTATCAGCAAAAAGCTCGCCGAGTCGATTTATGCAGCTCTGCACAGTGAGTAA
- a CDS encoding efflux RND transporter permease subunit, with the protein MIAALIRWSVLNRFLVLLATLLMTAVGVWAIRTTPIDALPDLSDVQVIIRTPYPGQAPQIVENQVTYPLTTTMLSVPGAKTVRGYSFFGDSFVYVLFEDGTDLYWARSRVLEYLSQVQSRLPASAKPSLGPDATGVGWIFQYALVDRSGRHDLAQLRSLQDWFLKYELITLPNVAEVATIGGMVKQYQVVLDPLKMASLAVTQAQVIEAIGMANQETGGAVLELAETEYMVRASGYLQTLDDFRQIPLQLSAKGVPITLGDVAHVQLGPEMRRGIAELDGEGETVGGVVILRSGKNARETLAAVHGKLEELKRSLPKGVEIVTTYDRSQLIDRAVENLSFKLLEEFIVVALVCGIFLWHLRSSLVAIVSLPIGILIAFAVMRYQGINANIMSLGGIAIAIGAMVDAAVVMIENAHKKAEAWRHANPGRALAGDEHWRVMTSAAEEVGPALFFCLLIITLSFIPVFTLEAQEGRLFGPLAFTKTYAMAAAAGLSVTLVPVLMGYWIRGKLPDEARNPLNRGLIRVYRPALNTVLDHPKTTIAVAVLVLATTLWPMSRLGGEFLPPMDEGDLLYMPSALPGLSAQKAAQLLQQTDRMIRTVPEVETVFGKAGRAESATDPAPLEMFETTIRFKPREQWRAGMTPEKLVDELDRAVQVPGLTNIWIPPIRNRIDMLATGIKSPIGVKVAGANLEEIDRVSQQVEAVAKRVPGVSSALAERLVGGRYIDIDIDRRDAARYGLNIADVQSIVSSAIGGETVGETVEGLARYPISVRYPREWRDTPQALEELPILTPQGSQITLGSVARVRVSDGPPMLRSENARLAGWVYVDVRGRDIASVVADLRGAISADVALPPGMSLSYSGQFEFLERANERLKLVVPATLLIIFVLLYLTFSRLDEAVLIMLTLPFALTGGVWFLYLMGYNLSVATGVGFIALAGVAAEFGVIMLLYLKNAWAERQRDGLHDEAALCDAIREGAVQRVRPKAMTVAVIVAGLLPILLGAGTGSEVMSRIAAPMVGGMLSAPLLSLFVIPAVYRLMRKPRG; encoded by the coding sequence ATGATTGCCGCGTTGATCCGCTGGTCCGTGCTGAACCGCTTTCTCGTGCTGCTGGCGACCCTGCTGATGACTGCCGTTGGGGTCTGGGCGATACGAACCACGCCAATCGATGCGCTGCCAGACCTCTCCGATGTGCAGGTCATCATTCGCACGCCCTATCCGGGGCAGGCACCGCAGATCGTCGAGAACCAGGTGACCTACCCGCTGACCACGACGATGCTCTCGGTGCCCGGCGCGAAGACCGTGCGAGGCTATTCGTTCTTCGGCGACAGCTTCGTCTATGTACTTTTCGAGGACGGCACCGACCTCTACTGGGCGCGCTCGCGGGTGCTGGAGTATCTGAGCCAGGTCCAGAGTCGCCTGCCGGCCAGCGCCAAGCCATCACTCGGGCCCGATGCCACCGGGGTCGGCTGGATCTTTCAGTACGCGCTGGTCGACCGCAGCGGCCGGCACGATCTGGCGCAACTGCGCAGCCTGCAGGACTGGTTTCTCAAGTACGAACTGATCACGCTGCCAAACGTGGCTGAAGTGGCGACCATCGGTGGCATGGTCAAGCAGTACCAGGTCGTGCTCGATCCATTGAAGATGGCCAGCCTTGCAGTAACCCAGGCTCAGGTGATCGAGGCCATCGGCATGGCCAACCAGGAAACCGGCGGTGCCGTGCTGGAGCTGGCTGAGACTGAATACATGGTGCGCGCCTCGGGTTACCTGCAGACCCTTGATGATTTCCGGCAGATTCCTCTGCAGCTCAGCGCCAAGGGCGTGCCGATCACGCTTGGTGATGTCGCGCATGTGCAGCTTGGTCCGGAAATGCGTCGGGGTATCGCCGAACTCGATGGGGAGGGGGAAACCGTTGGCGGCGTGGTCATCCTGCGAAGCGGCAAGAATGCACGGGAAACGCTTGCCGCCGTGCACGGCAAGCTCGAGGAGCTGAAGCGCAGCCTGCCGAAGGGGGTCGAGATCGTCACCACCTACGACCGCAGCCAGCTGATCGATCGCGCGGTGGAGAACCTCAGCTTCAAGCTGCTGGAGGAATTTATCGTCGTCGCGCTGGTGTGCGGCATCTTCCTCTGGCACCTGCGTTCATCGCTGGTGGCCATCGTCTCGCTGCCCATCGGGATTCTGATCGCCTTCGCCGTGATGCGTTACCAGGGCATCAACGCCAACATCATGTCGCTCGGCGGGATCGCCATCGCCATTGGCGCGATGGTTGATGCCGCGGTGGTGATGATCGAGAACGCGCACAAGAAGGCTGAGGCCTGGCGCCACGCCAATCCCGGCAGGGCGCTGGCAGGCGATGAGCACTGGCGAGTGATGACCAGCGCAGCAGAGGAGGTCGGTCCTGCGCTGTTCTTCTGCCTGCTGATCATCACGCTGTCGTTCATCCCGGTATTCACCCTCGAGGCACAAGAAGGGCGTCTGTTCGGACCGCTGGCGTTTACCAAGACTTACGCAATGGCGGCCGCGGCCGGGCTTTCGGTGACGCTGGTGCCGGTATTGATGGGCTACTGGATTCGCGGCAAGTTGCCGGACGAGGCGCGTAATCCACTCAATCGCGGGCTGATCCGGGTCTATCGCCCCGCATTGAACACCGTTCTCGACCACCCGAAGACCACCATTGCGGTAGCCGTGCTGGTCCTGGCTACCACGCTGTGGCCGATGTCGCGCCTCGGAGGTGAGTTTCTTCCGCCCATGGACGAGGGCGATCTGCTCTACATGCCTTCGGCGCTGCCGGGCCTGTCGGCACAGAAGGCAGCCCAGCTGCTGCAGCAGACCGACCGGATGATCCGCACGGTACCGGAAGTCGAAACGGTGTTCGGCAAGGCGGGGCGTGCCGAGTCGGCCACTGACCCGGCGCCGCTGGAAATGTTCGAGACCACCATCCGTTTCAAGCCGCGCGAGCAATGGCGCGCCGGCATGACGCCGGAGAAGCTGGTCGATGAGCTGGACAGGGCTGTGCAGGTCCCGGGCCTGACCAATATCTGGATACCGCCGATTCGCAACCGTATCGACATGCTTGCCACCGGCATCAAGAGCCCGATCGGGGTGAAGGTTGCCGGCGCCAACCTGGAAGAGATCGACCGTGTCAGTCAGCAGGTGGAAGCGGTTGCCAAGCGCGTTCCGGGTGTCAGCTCGGCGCTGGCCGAGCGCCTGGTCGGCGGGCGCTACATCGATATCGATATCGACCGCCGAGATGCGGCGCGCTATGGCCTCAATATCGCCGATGTGCAATCCATCGTCTCCAGCGCCATCGGCGGCGAAACCGTCGGTGAAACCGTCGAGGGGCTGGCGCGCTACCCCATCAGTGTGCGCTATCCGCGAGAATGGCGGGACACGCCCCAGGCGCTGGAGGAGTTGCCCATTCTGACGCCGCAAGGCAGCCAGATCACCCTGGGCAGTGTGGCACGGGTACGGGTCAGCGACGGCCCGCCAATGCTGCGTAGCGAAAACGCTCGGTTGGCCGGGTGGGTATACGTGGACGTCCGCGGTCGCGACATCGCTTCGGTCGTCGCCGACCTGCGGGGGGCGATCAGCGCCGATGTCGCCTTGCCTCCCGGCATGAGCCTGAGCTATTCGGGGCAATTCGAATTTCTCGAACGTGCCAACGAGCGACTCAAGCTGGTCGTGCCGGCCACCTTGCTGATCATCTTCGTACTGCTGTACCTGACCTTCAGTCGCCTCGACGAGGCCGTGCTGATCATGCTCACGCTGCCTTTCGCGCTGACGGGTGGCGTCTGGTTCCTTTACCTGATGGGCTACAACCTGTCGGTGGCCACTGGCGTTGGCTTTATTGCGCTGGCCGGCGTCGCCGCGGAGTTTGGCGTAATCATGCTGTTGTATCTGAAGAATGCCTGGGCCGAACGGCAGCGCGACGGGCTGCACGATGAGGCAGCACTGTGCGATGCCATCCGAGAAGGTGCGGTGCAGCGTGTGCGTCCCAAGGCCATGACTGTCGCAGTGATCGTCGCCGGGTTGTTGCCGATCCTGCTGGGTGCCGGTACCGGTAGCGAGGTGATGAGTCGTATTGCTGCGCCCATGGTCGGCGGAATGCTGAGTGCGCCACTGCTCTCGCTCTTCGTGATCCCGGCTGTCTATCGGCTGATGCGCAAACCGAGGGGCTGA
- the pgsA gene encoding CDP-diacylglycerol--glycerol-3-phosphate 3-phosphatidyltransferase, with translation MNIPNLLTVLRVLLIPIFILLFYLPFYWSYLAASAVFTVAALTDWLDGYLARRLEQSTPFGAFLDPVADKLMVAVALVLLVEEHANLWLTLPAAIIIGREIVVSALREWMAELGARAQVAVSNLGKWKTAAQMAALVILLANPPQPTIWVGLGYALLIVAAGLTLWSMINYLMAAWPHLSTTEKK, from the coding sequence ATGAATATCCCGAACCTGCTCACCGTTCTACGCGTGCTGCTGATACCCATCTTTATTTTGCTGTTCTATCTCCCGTTCTACTGGAGTTACCTGGCTGCAAGTGCCGTGTTCACCGTAGCGGCGCTGACAGACTGGCTCGACGGCTACCTGGCGCGTCGGCTTGAGCAGAGCACGCCGTTCGGTGCCTTTCTCGATCCGGTCGCGGACAAGCTCATGGTGGCGGTGGCCCTGGTGCTGCTGGTCGAAGAGCACGCCAACCTCTGGTTGACGTTGCCTGCCGCGATCATCATCGGTCGGGAGATCGTTGTCTCGGCATTACGTGAGTGGATGGCCGAACTGGGCGCCCGCGCTCAGGTTGCAGTGTCAAACCTGGGCAAATGGAAGACTGCCGCGCAGATGGCGGCCTTGGTTATCCTGCTGGCCAATCCGCCGCAGCCGACAATCTGGGTGGGCCTGGGCTACGCGCTGTTGATCGTGGCGGCTGGACTGACGCTGTGGTCGATGATCAATTACCTGATGGCTGCCTGGCCGCACCTGAGCACCACCGAAAAGAAATAA